A segment of the Candidatus Andeanibacterium colombiense genome:
TAAACGCGAAGCCGTGCGGGAGTTCAAACGAAATCATGTCGCGAATTGTCTCACACGCCGCTTGCGGAGGCATATCTTCCCGCGCATGATGCCTGCGGGAAGAATGGCGCCGGACCCGGAAAAGCATCCGGGAGCGGGCCGACAGGGGAAGGCCGCCGGCACGCCGGACGGCCTCGGGAGAGAGAGGCATGGCTCCTATCAGGATCCAGGCAGGATGCTTGCGAGGCTCACAGCAAGAGATTGAATCAGGCAGATCCGGGGCGTTCTCGCTTTCGCCCGCCGATCTGGCGGACAAGGCGCCGGGGGGCATCGGCGAATGGCTCGACGCGGATGTGGACCGCGCGATCGCGGCTGCGGAGCGTGCGGGGCTCGCGTCCTATCGGGTCGAAATCGGCCCGGAAGGCACGATCACGATCGTCGTCGGCCCCTCGGCGGACCAACCTGGCGAAGACTGACAGGGGAAGGCGGAGGATCGCCCGCCCGCGTGCGCCCTTCGGTTCGCCGCCGACTCGGGAACGATCGCGGCCCGACGGGGATTGATGGCGGGCAAGCTTTCAATGAACCCCCGCCCAAGGAACCCCCGCGATGACCAAGACCCTGTCCGACATTTCCGAAGCGATGCGCGACATCGATTTCTGCATGCTGGTGAGCCGCGCGCCCGACGGCTCGATCGGCGGGCGCCCGATGAGCAACAACCGCGAGGTCGCTTATGAGGGCACCAGCTGGTTCTTCACCTGCGACGATACGCAGATGGTCGAGGATCTTACCCGCGATCCCTCGGTCGGGCTCAGCTATCAGGGCAAGGCCGGCCTGCTTGGGCTCGTCGGCAAGCCGGGCATGTTCATCCACGTCGAAGGCCATGCGCGCCCGGTGAAGGACAAGCTCCTGTTCGCCAAGCACTGGCGCGAGGGGCTGGACGAATGGTTCAAGCAGGGCATCGACACGCCGGGCCTGACGCTGATCGAGGTCGAGGCGAAGCGCATCCATTACTGGGACGGCATGGAGGCCGGCGAAGTGGCGTTGGGAGCGCCGGTGGAGGCTTGAGATTGCCAAACGCACCGTGCGTGTTATAACGCGCGTATGAACACTTCACTCAAGGTCACCAAGATCGGGAATTCGGCCGGGATCATCCTGCCCAAGGAAGTGCTTGCACAATTGCGCGCGACTATCGGGGACACGCTTTATTTGAGCGAGGCACCCGATGGAGTGCGGATTACAGCAAGCGATCCCGATTTCGAAACCAAGATGGAAGCTGCAGAGGCGATCATGCGCGAGGATCGTGACATCCTCCGCGTGCTCGCAAAATAGATGCCCGACCGTCACGAGCCGATCTGGCTCGATTCCGAAATCGCGCTTGCGATCCACGACCGGCAATTGGCCGAACATGGCGGCGCGTCGGGCGTTCGAGATACTGGCGCGCTAGAATCCGCCCTGGGTCGGCCGGTCAATCGCTGGTCATATGGCGAAGACGATTTGTGCGCGCTCGCCGCTGCCTATGCCTTTGGCGTGGCGCGTAACCACCCTTTCACCGATGGTAACAAGCGAACCGCCTGGGTACTCGCACGCCTGTTCCTGCGGCTCAACGCGGTCGCGCTGGCTTTCGAACCGCACGACGCCATACGGACCGTTCTCGCCCTCGCCGCGGGCGAGTTGTCGGAAGAGGAATTGGCCGACTGGTTCAGGCAGCACGTCTCCGCCGCATGATCCGCGCGGGCCTGCGCTGGCTGCTGGGCCTGTTCTATGCGGTTGCCGGCTGGTTCCATCTGACCGCGCCTGACCCGTTCCTGCGGATCATCCCTTCATGGGTACCGCGGCCAGAAGCGGTAATCCTGCTTACAGGCATAGCCGAACTGCTCGGCGCCATCGTGCTGACCCAGCCATTGTCGCCCGCGCTGCGGCGCGCCGGGGCGATCGGGCTGGCGCTTTATGCGGTCTGCGTGTTCCCGGCCAACGTCAATCACTTCATGATCGACATGGCCCGGCCCGATCACGGCTGGGGGCTCGCCTATCACCTGCCGCGCATGATCGCGCAGCCGGTGCTGGTGTGGCTGGCTTTGTGGTGCGGCGGAGTGACCCGATGGCCCTTCCGCCGCGGCCAGGAGCCTACTTCTCCTTACCCGCCACGCCGTAATTGATCGCGGCGTTGCGGGTCTTCTGGAAGTCGGGAACCGAGAGGCCCTTCATCGACGCGTAGATGTCGATGTTGCCGATGCCGGTCACCGCGCCGAGCTTTTCGAGCATGAAGAAGATCACCCCGTAATGGATCATCCCGATCCAGTCGCGCTCGCGGATAAGGCGGCGCTCCTCATCGTCGAGCCCGGCTTCGAGCATCGTTGCTTCCTCGTTCTCGCGGAACTTCTTGCGGATGTCGGGCCGGGTCAGCGAGTGGAGGAAATGGTTGAGCTTGAAGCCCTTGACCGAGCGCTCGATCGTGAAGGGATAGGTCCCCGCCATATCCTCGGCGCCCTTGTAGTCCCATTCGATCCGCTCGAGCGTCTTTTCGGGCGCTTCCTCGGGCCGATCGTCGGACTTTTCCTCGAAGATCATCGTCGCGATCGGGCACATCGAGGGGAGGAAATAGGTCTTGTGGGTGACTTCGACCTCGGCGGCGAGCGCGCCGCGCATCATCAGCCACATCACCACTTCGGCGCCTTCCCAGCCGCCGAGTTCGGCAAGCTTGGCGATCGGATAGTCGAGCAGGGCCTCGGGGTCCTTCTCGAGCATTTCCATGAACTGGTAATCCCACTCGGGATTGTTGAAGCCGCAACCTTCGCCGTGGACCTGATGGCTGAGCCCGCCGGTGCCGGCGATCGCGACCTTGATGTCCTCGGGATAGGACAGGATCGCCTGGCGCAGGCTCTTGCCGAATTTGTAGAACCGGCGCGCGGAAGGGAGCGGCACGGTCAGCACGCCGCACACGATCGGCAGCAGCTTTACCGCCCAGCCGTTCGCATCGTCATGATCGACCATCACCGACAGCGGCGAGAAGGCACCGTGATCCAGGCCCTTGCCCTGGAAATAGCTGAGGTCGAATTCATTCGCGACCATCACCTTGGCGACGTGTTCGGCGAATTTCGGATCGCCCATGATCGCCGGGATGTCGCGCGGGCCGCCGCCTTCGTCCGCCGCTTCGAACTTCTCGCCCACGCCCAGCGCGAAGTGCGAATAGTGATCGAAGAACGAGGTCATGTGATCGTTGTAGATATAGACCAGCACGTCGGGCTGCTTCTCGCGAAACCACTGCTGCACCGGCTCATAGCCTTCGAAGATCGGCTTCCACACCGGATCGTCGAACTTCTTCGCATCCTTGGCAAAGGCGATGGTGGGGGTGTGCGACGTGGCGACACCGCCGACGATGGTAGCCATGATTAGTCTTTCCTC
Coding sequences within it:
- a CDS encoding pyridoxamine 5'-phosphate oxidase family protein encodes the protein MTKTLSDISEAMRDIDFCMLVSRAPDGSIGGRPMSNNREVAYEGTSWFFTCDDTQMVEDLTRDPSVGLSYQGKAGLLGLVGKPGMFIHVEGHARPVKDKLLFAKHWREGLDEWFKQGIDTPGLTLIEVEAKRIHYWDGMEAGEVALGAPVEA
- a CDS encoding AbrB/MazE/SpoVT family DNA-binding domain-containing protein, which encodes MNTSLKVTKIGNSAGIILPKEVLAQLRATIGDTLYLSEAPDGVRITASDPDFETKMEAAEAIMREDRDILRVLAK
- a CDS encoding type II toxin-antitoxin system death-on-curing family toxin, with translation MPDRHEPIWLDSEIALAIHDRQLAEHGGASGVRDTGALESALGRPVNRWSYGEDDLCALAAAYAFGVARNHPFTDGNKRTAWVLARLFLRLNAVALAFEPHDAIRTVLALAAGELSEEELADWFRQHVSAA
- a CDS encoding DoxX family protein, translated to MIRAGLRWLLGLFYAVAGWFHLTAPDPFLRIIPSWVPRPEAVILLTGIAELLGAIVLTQPLSPALRRAGAIGLALYAVCVFPANVNHFMIDMARPDHGWGLAYHLPRMIAQPVLVWLALWCGGVTRWPFRRGQEPTSPYPPRRN
- a CDS encoding gallate dioxygenase; protein product: MATIVGGVATSHTPTIAFAKDAKKFDDPVWKPIFEGYEPVQQWFREKQPDVLVYIYNDHMTSFFDHYSHFALGVGEKFEAADEGGGPRDIPAIMGDPKFAEHVAKVMVANEFDLSYFQGKGLDHGAFSPLSVMVDHDDANGWAVKLLPIVCGVLTVPLPSARRFYKFGKSLRQAILSYPEDIKVAIAGTGGLSHQVHGEGCGFNNPEWDYQFMEMLEKDPEALLDYPIAKLAELGGWEGAEVVMWLMMRGALAAEVEVTHKTYFLPSMCPIATMIFEEKSDDRPEEAPEKTLERIEWDYKGAEDMAGTYPFTIERSVKGFKLNHFLHSLTRPDIRKKFRENEEATMLEAGLDDEERRLIRERDWIGMIHYGVIFFMLEKLGAVTGIGNIDIYASMKGLSVPDFQKTRNAAINYGVAGKEK